In Streptomyces sp. NBC_01381, a genomic segment contains:
- a CDS encoding helix-turn-helix transcriptional regulator — MPPRKDPDASASVPAFYGAELRFKREASGLTLERLAEGSYRGVSFLSQIERGERRMPLDLAQHVDEKLGTDGFFQRRCEDARKARQGGHAEYFADVAEMERYAESIEEWAPMLVPGLLQTAAYTRAIVRAAMPRASTSEVEKKVDARMERSELFEQAKPPEFWAILDESVVRRRVLAPQQMAELLEHIAEVVESTRSIVQIVPETTAAHPLMMGMAKVMTFTDAPPVVYTESLHSGQLIDYPALVKQYRRSYDLLRAVALPPEATLAMIEDAAEDYRNGKPRH; from the coding sequence GTGCCTCCTCGTAAAGATCCCGACGCGTCTGCGAGTGTTCCGGCCTTCTACGGCGCGGAGTTGCGCTTCAAGAGAGAAGCCTCGGGCCTCACCCTCGAACGGCTGGCCGAGGGCAGCTATCGGGGTGTCTCCTTCCTCAGCCAGATCGAGCGCGGTGAGCGGCGCATGCCACTCGATCTGGCCCAACACGTCGACGAGAAGCTCGGGACGGACGGCTTTTTCCAACGCCGTTGTGAAGATGCGCGCAAGGCCCGCCAGGGCGGTCACGCCGAGTACTTCGCGGATGTCGCGGAGATGGAGCGGTATGCGGAGTCCATTGAGGAGTGGGCGCCAATGCTGGTCCCTGGCTTGCTTCAGACCGCTGCGTACACGCGCGCGATCGTACGAGCGGCAATGCCCCGGGCCTCGACCAGCGAAGTCGAGAAGAAGGTGGATGCCAGGATGGAGCGTTCCGAGCTCTTCGAGCAGGCGAAGCCACCGGAGTTCTGGGCGATCCTGGACGAGTCGGTGGTCCGCCGCCGGGTCCTCGCACCGCAGCAGATGGCTGAACTGCTGGAGCACATCGCGGAGGTGGTCGAGTCCACCCGGTCGATTGTGCAGATCGTTCCGGAAACCACCGCCGCCCATCCGCTCATGATGGGCATGGCCAAGGTCATGACCTTCACGGACGCACCTCCGGTCGTGTACACCGAGAGTCTGCACAGCGGCCAACTCATCGACTATCCGGCGCTCGTGAAGCAGTACCGACGGTCGTACGATCTGCTCAGGGCCGTCGCACTGCCGCCTGAGGCGACCCTGGCCATGATCGAGGATGCGGCTGAGGATTACCGAAATGGCAAGCCACGACATTGA
- a CDS encoding ATP-binding protein: MQVPDSAPDFELDLLAVPKAVPELRRTLSTFPYGPHPDFQLCVSELLSNVIRHLGEGTPVTVRVTGAPGRIRVAVTDPDPRAWPLPRRAGSDDETGRGLALLDAVSLRWGVEQGADSKTVWCELGEG; this comes from the coding sequence ATGCAAGTCCCGGACTCCGCCCCCGACTTCGAACTCGACCTGCTTGCCGTGCCCAAAGCAGTCCCCGAACTCCGCCGCACCCTCAGCACGTTCCCCTACGGCCCCCACCCCGACTTCCAGCTCTGCGTCAGCGAACTCCTCAGCAACGTGATCCGGCACCTCGGCGAGGGAACCCCGGTGACCGTCCGCGTCACCGGCGCCCCCGGCCGGATTCGCGTGGCCGTCACCGATCCGGACCCCCGCGCCTGGCCCCTCCCCCGCCGCGCGGGCAGCGACGACGAGACGGGGCGCGGCCTGGCGCTCCTTGACGCGGTCTCGCTGCGGTGGGGCGTGGAGCAGGGGGCGGACAGCAAGACCGTCTGGTGTGAGCTGGGGGAGGGGTAG
- a CDS encoding aspartate/glutamate racemase family protein produces MKTIGLLGGMSWESSAEYYRLLNELVRERLGGLHSARCVLYSVDFAEIERLQVAGEWERAGEVLAAAAKGVEAAGADFVLICTNTMHKVADQVQGALSVPLLHLADATADAVLDAGVRRVGLLGTAFTMEQDFYRERLVSRGLDVLVPDAAGRALVHRVIYEELCVGVVRDESRAAYQEVIADLVRDGAEGVILGCTEIELLISQEHSDVPLFPTTRIHAEAAVAAALQS; encoded by the coding sequence ATGAAGACCATCGGGCTGCTCGGCGGCATGAGTTGGGAGTCCAGCGCCGAGTACTACCGGCTGCTCAACGAACTCGTACGCGAGCGCCTCGGCGGACTGCACTCCGCCCGCTGCGTGCTCTACTCCGTGGATTTCGCCGAGATCGAGCGGCTGCAAGTGGCGGGGGAGTGGGAGCGGGCGGGGGAGGTGCTGGCCGCCGCCGCCAAGGGAGTTGAGGCCGCCGGCGCCGATTTCGTGCTCATCTGCACCAACACCATGCACAAGGTCGCCGACCAGGTGCAGGGCGCCCTCTCCGTGCCGCTGCTCCACCTCGCGGACGCGACCGCCGATGCCGTGCTCGATGCAGGGGTGCGGCGTGTGGGGCTGCTCGGTACGGCGTTCACCATGGAGCAGGACTTCTATCGGGAGCGGCTTGTCTCGCGGGGGTTGGACGTCCTTGTTCCGGATGCGGCGGGGCGGGCGCTTGTGCACCGGGTGATTTACGAGGAGTTGTGCGTGGGGGTCGTGCGGGACGAGTCCCGTGCGGCGTATCAGGAGGTCATCGCGGACCTCGTGCGTGACGGCGCCGAGGGAGTGATCCTCGGGTGCACGGAGATCGAGCTGCTCATCTCCCAGGAACACAGCGACGTCCCGCTGTTCCCCACGACGCGGATCCACGCGGAGGCAGCCGTGGCCGCGGCGCTGCAGAGCTGA
- a CDS encoding RNA polymerase sigma factor SigF produces MEDTMSPRLDESHTDQATSTLPPHRIETAIPGPRTDGTPEVSPAPQSAPDAEALENGLADLPEIPPYAEVGPLDARALSKTLFERLESLEEGTHEYAYVRNTLVELNLALVKFAASRFRSRSEPMEDIIQVGTIGLIKAIDRFELSRGVEFPTFAMPTIVGEIKRFFRDTSWSVRVPRRLQELRLDLAKAGDELAQQFDRAPTVGELAERLGISNDEVVEGMAASNAYTASSLDAQPEEDDSEGALADRIGYEDHGLEGIEYVESLKPLIAELPPRDRKILSLRFVANMTQSEIGDELGISQMHVSRLLSRTLVKLRKGLTVEE; encoded by the coding sequence ATGGAGGACACCATGTCACCCCGGCTCGACGAATCGCATACTGACCAGGCGACGTCGACACTCCCGCCGCACCGCATCGAGACAGCGATCCCGGGCCCCCGCACGGACGGCACGCCGGAAGTCTCTCCGGCCCCGCAGTCCGCGCCAGACGCGGAAGCCCTGGAGAACGGGCTCGCCGATCTGCCCGAGATCCCGCCGTACGCCGAGGTGGGGCCGCTGGACGCGAGGGCTCTGTCCAAGACGCTCTTCGAACGCCTCGAGTCGCTCGAGGAAGGCACCCACGAGTACGCGTACGTCCGCAACACGCTGGTCGAACTCAACCTCGCCCTGGTGAAGTTCGCCGCCTCCCGGTTCCGCTCCCGCAGCGAGCCGATGGAGGACATCATCCAGGTCGGCACCATCGGCCTGATCAAGGCGATCGACCGCTTCGAGCTCAGCCGCGGCGTCGAGTTCCCCACCTTCGCCATGCCGACCATCGTCGGTGAGATCAAGCGCTTCTTCCGCGACACGAGTTGGTCGGTGCGCGTGCCGCGCCGCCTTCAGGAACTCCGACTGGACCTCGCCAAGGCGGGCGACGAACTCGCCCAGCAGTTCGATCGCGCCCCCACGGTGGGCGAGCTCGCCGAGCGCCTGGGCATCTCCAACGACGAGGTCGTGGAGGGCATGGCCGCCTCCAACGCGTACACGGCAAGCTCGCTGGACGCCCAGCCGGAGGAGGACGACTCCGAGGGCGCGCTCGCGGACCGCATCGGTTACGAGGACCACGGGCTCGAAGGCATCGAGTACGTCGAGTCGTTGAAGCCGCTGATCGCCGAACTGCCGCCGCGTGACCGGAAGATCCTGTCGCTCCGCTTCGTCGCCAACATGACGCAGTCGGAGATAGGCGATGAGCTGGGCATCTCGCAGATGCACGTGTCGCGCCTGCTGTCACGCACGCTGGTCAAGCTCCGCAAGGGTCTGACCGTCGAGGAGTGA
- a CDS encoding STAS domain-containing protein encodes MDRGTVGSAHRGRLLVEVRGEGPSAVVTPAGELDHHTADLLREPLESCLDDGFSRLVIDCSGLEFMDSTGLNVLLGARLKAEAAGGGVHLAGMQPVVARVFEITGADAVFTVHETLEAALTL; translated from the coding sequence ATGGACCGCGGGACGGTCGGCAGCGCACATCGGGGCCGACTTCTGGTCGAAGTGCGAGGAGAGGGCCCGAGTGCCGTCGTGACTCCGGCGGGTGAGTTGGATCACCACACCGCCGATTTGTTGCGTGAGCCACTCGAGAGCTGCCTCGACGACGGCTTCTCGCGGCTTGTCATCGACTGTTCGGGGCTGGAGTTCATGGACTCCACGGGGCTCAATGTGCTTCTCGGCGCCCGGCTCAAAGCCGAGGCCGCGGGAGGCGGAGTCCATTTGGCAGGGATGCAGCCGGTGGTGGCCCGGGTCTTCGAGATCACTGGTGCCGATGCGGTCTTCACCGTCCACGAGACGCTAGAAGCGGCGCTGACCCTCTGA
- a CDS encoding ATP-binding protein: MSTTRPYSPGDRGPESEAAVADAPEGPASAAAVGQGRQVRRLSLNGASGIVPLARDFARQALQAWGWLPAAGADQRAAAEDVLLVVSELVTNACLHAEGPDELWLSSDAKVLRIEVSDRGAGQPAPRTPHRAGRPGGHGMFIVQRLCLDWGVVRTPGVSGKTVWAELSAPV; encoded by the coding sequence ATGAGCACCACCCGGCCTTACTCGCCGGGCGACCGCGGCCCGGAGTCGGAGGCCGCCGTCGCGGACGCTCCCGAGGGCCCGGCCTCCGCGGCTGCGGTCGGTCAGGGTCGCCAGGTCCGCAGGCTGAGCCTGAACGGCGCGAGCGGCATCGTCCCGCTCGCCCGGGACTTCGCGCGCCAGGCCCTGCAGGCGTGGGGCTGGCTGCCCGCGGCGGGCGCCGATCAGCGCGCGGCTGCGGAGGATGTCCTCCTCGTCGTCTCCGAGCTGGTGACCAACGCGTGTCTGCACGCCGAGGGTCCGGACGAGCTGTGGCTCTCCTCCGACGCCAAGGTGCTGCGCATAGAGGTCTCCGACCGCGGCGCGGGCCAGCCGGCGCCGCGCACGCCGCACCGCGCGGGGCGGCCCGGCGGGCACGGGATGTTCATCGTGCAGCGGCTCTGCCTGGACTGGGGGGTCGTCAGAACCCCCGGCGTCTCCGGCAAGACGGTGTGGGCGGAGCTGAGCGCGCCCGTGTAG